A section of the Streptomyces sp. NBC_01591 genome encodes:
- a CDS encoding DNA translocase FtsK yields the protein MASRTSGKGSQGTAGTAKRVGRTAGPAKKVAPAKKTAAKKTAPAKKAPAKKAAAKKVAPPKPAPSPTGGVYRLARAVWLGAAHAVGAAFRGIGRGAKGLDPAHRKDGVALLLLGLALVVAAGTWSNLRGPVGDLVEMLVTGAFGRLDLLVPILLGAIAVRLICYPEKPEANGRIVIGLSALVIGVLGQVHIACGSPGREDGTTAMQNAGGLIGWAASKPLIYTMGEVLAVPLLLLLTVFGLLVVTATPVNAIPQRLRLLGTKLGLLHPVYDPEADEENDDERYDEQWREQLPARSRRSPARRSEAPAEYDPDQAEVDALSKRRRPRRPSVQPAMNRTMDAVDVAAAAAAALDGAVLNGMPPSPIVADLTQGVSVERERPGTPVPGAREGEPSSGGGKQPAPTGGVPDLTKPVPDSQSQPLPARAEQLQLSGDITYSLPSLDLLERGGPGKTRSAANDAIVASLTNVFTEFKVDAAVTGFTRGPTVTRYEVELGPAVKVERITALAKNIAYAVASPDVRIISPIPGKSAVGIEIPNTDREMVNLGDVLRLADAAEDDHPMLVALGKDVEGGYVMANLAKMPHVLVAGATGSGKSSCINCLITSVMVRATPDDVRMVLVDPKRVELTAYEGIPHLITPIITNPKRAAEALQWVVREMDLRYDDLAAFGYRHIDDFNQAVRNGKVKPPEGSERELSPYPYLLVIVDELADLMMVAPRDVEDAIVRITQLARAAGIHLVLATQRPSVDVVTGLIKANVPSRLAFATSSLADSRVILDQPGAEKLIGKGDGLFLPMGANKPTRMQGAFVTEDEVAAVVQHCKDQMAPVFREDVVVGSAKKKEIDEDIGDDLDLLCQAAELVVSTQFGSTSMLQRKLRVGFAKAGRLMDLMESRNIVGPSEGSKARDVMVKPDELDGVLALIRGESAP from the coding sequence ATGGCCTCACGTACGTCCGGCAAGGGTTCCCAGGGCACGGCGGGCACCGCGAAGCGCGTCGGCCGTACCGCGGGGCCGGCCAAGAAAGTCGCGCCCGCGAAGAAGACCGCCGCCAAGAAGACCGCGCCCGCGAAGAAGGCCCCCGCCAAGAAGGCGGCGGCGAAGAAGGTGGCCCCGCCCAAACCCGCCCCGTCGCCCACCGGTGGTGTGTACCGCCTGGCGCGCGCCGTCTGGCTCGGTGCGGCCCACGCCGTCGGAGCGGCGTTCCGCGGCATAGGGCGTGGCGCCAAGGGGCTCGACCCCGCACACCGCAAGGACGGCGTCGCGCTGCTGCTGCTCGGTCTCGCGCTGGTCGTCGCCGCGGGCACCTGGTCGAATCTGCGCGGGCCCGTCGGCGACCTCGTGGAGATGCTCGTCACCGGGGCCTTCGGCCGGCTCGATCTGCTCGTACCGATACTGCTCGGCGCCATCGCCGTACGGCTGATCTGCTACCCGGAGAAGCCCGAGGCCAACGGCCGCATCGTCATCGGGCTCTCCGCCCTCGTCATCGGGGTGCTCGGGCAGGTCCACATCGCGTGCGGATCGCCCGGCCGGGAGGACGGCACCACGGCGATGCAGAACGCGGGCGGGCTCATCGGCTGGGCGGCCTCCAAGCCGCTGATCTACACGATGGGCGAGGTTCTCGCCGTACCGCTGCTGTTGCTGCTCACCGTCTTCGGACTGCTGGTCGTCACCGCCACCCCGGTCAACGCCATCCCGCAACGGCTCCGGCTGCTCGGCACCAAGCTGGGCCTCCTCCACCCGGTGTACGACCCGGAGGCGGACGAGGAGAACGACGACGAGCGCTACGACGAGCAGTGGCGCGAGCAACTTCCCGCCCGCTCCCGTCGCTCCCCGGCCCGCCGCTCCGAAGCGCCCGCCGAGTACGACCCCGACCAGGCCGAGGTCGATGCGCTGTCCAAGCGCCGCCGGCCGCGCAGGCCCTCCGTGCAGCCCGCGATGAACCGCACCATGGACGCGGTGGATGTGGCGGCCGCCGCGGCCGCGGCCCTCGACGGGGCGGTGCTCAACGGCATGCCGCCCTCGCCGATCGTCGCCGACCTCACCCAGGGCGTCTCCGTCGAGCGCGAACGTCCGGGCACGCCGGTCCCCGGTGCCAGGGAGGGCGAACCCTCCTCCGGAGGAGGGAAGCAGCCGGCGCCCACGGGCGGCGTACCCGATCTGACGAAGCCAGTGCCCGACTCGCAGTCCCAACCGCTGCCGGCCCGCGCCGAACAGCTCCAGCTCTCCGGCGACATCACCTACTCGCTGCCCTCGCTCGACCTGCTGGAACGCGGCGGCCCCGGCAAGACCCGCAGCGCCGCCAACGACGCGATCGTCGCGTCCCTGACCAACGTCTTCACCGAATTCAAGGTCGATGCCGCGGTCACCGGCTTCACCCGCGGACCGACGGTCACGCGGTACGAGGTGGAGCTCGGCCCCGCGGTGAAGGTCGAGCGGATCACCGCGCTCGCCAAGAACATCGCCTACGCCGTCGCCAGCCCCGACGTCCGGATCATCTCCCCGATCCCGGGCAAGTCCGCGGTCGGCATCGAGATCCCCAACACCGACCGGGAAATGGTCAACCTCGGCGACGTGCTCCGTCTCGCGGACGCCGCCGAGGACGACCACCCGATGCTGGTCGCGCTCGGCAAGGACGTCGAGGGCGGCTATGTGATGGCCAACCTGGCGAAGATGCCGCACGTGCTGGTGGCCGGCGCGACCGGTTCCGGCAAGTCGTCGTGCATCAACTGCCTGATCACCTCGGTCATGGTGCGGGCGACCCCGGACGACGTCCGGATGGTGCTGGTCGACCCCAAGCGCGTCGAGCTGACCGCGTACGAGGGCATTCCGCACCTGATCACGCCGATCATCACCAACCCGAAGCGCGCCGCCGAAGCACTCCAGTGGGTCGTACGGGAGATGGACCTGCGGTACGACGACCTCGCCGCGTTCGGGTACCGGCACATCGACGACTTCAACCAGGCCGTCCGCAACGGCAAGGTCAAGCCGCCGGAGGGCAGTGAGCGCGAGCTCTCGCCCTACCCGTATCTGCTGGTGATCGTCGACGAGCTCGCCGACCTGATGATGGTCGCTCCGCGTGACGTGGAGGATGCCATCGTCCGGATCACCCAGCTGGCCCGCGCCGCCGGTATCCACCTGGTGCTCGCGACCCAGCGGCCCTCGGTGGATGTCGTCACCGGTCTGATCAAGGCGAACGTGCCCTCCCGGCTCGCCTTCGCGACCTCGTCGCTGGCCGACAGCCGGGTCATCCTCGACCAGCCCGGCGCCGAGAAGCTCATCGGCAAGGGCGACGGTCTGTTCCTGCCGATGGGGGCGAACAAGCCCACCCGTATGCAGGGCGCCTTCGTCACCGAGGACGAGGTCGCGGCCGTCGTCCAGCACTGCAAGGATCAGATGGCGCCGGTCTTCCGCGAGGACGTGGTGGTCGGCAGCGCCAAGAAGAAGGAGATCGACGAGGACATCGGCGACGACCTGGATCTGCTCTGCCAGGCCGCCGAACTGGTCGTCTCCACCCAGTTCGGATCCACCTCGATGCTCCAGCGCAAGCTGCGGGTCGGCTTCGCCAAGGCCGGCCGGCTGATGGACCTGATGGAGTCGAGGAACATCGTCGGGCCCAGCGAGGGATCCAAGGCGCGCGACGTCATGGTGAAACCCGACGAGCTGGACGGGGTGTTGGCACTGATCCGCGGGGAATCCGCTCCGTAG
- the rimO gene encoding 30S ribosomal protein S12 methylthiotransferase RimO yields MPERRTVALVTLGCARNEVDSEELAGRLAADGWELVQDASDADVAVVNTCGFVEAAKKDSVDALLEANDLKDHGRTQAVVAVGCMAERYGKDLAEALPEADGVLGFDDYADISDRLQTILNGGIHASHTPRDRRKLLPISPAERQDAAVALPGHAQEAAPAPAPEDLPDGVAPVSGPRAPLRRRLGTSPVASVKLASGCDRRCSFCAIPSFRGSFISRRPSDVLQETRWLAEQGVKEVMLVSENNTSYGKDLGDIRLLETLLPELADVEGIERIRVSYLQPAEMRPGLIDVLTATPKVAPYFDLSFQHSAPGVLRAMRRFGDTDRFLELLDTIRTKAPQAGARSNFIVGFPGETEADLAELERFLTGARLDAIGVFGYSDEEGTEAVGYENKLDADVIAERLAHISQLAEELTSQRAEERLGESLQVLVESVDDEDGAVGRAAHQAPETDGQVLFTTRDGLVPGLMVEAKVVGTEGVDLVAECSELVEAAR; encoded by the coding sequence ATGCCCGAACGCCGTACCGTCGCCCTTGTCACTCTTGGCTGCGCCCGTAACGAGGTGGACTCGGAGGAGCTCGCAGGCCGCTTGGCAGCGGACGGCTGGGAGCTCGTCCAGGACGCCTCCGACGCGGATGTCGCCGTCGTCAACACCTGTGGATTCGTCGAGGCCGCCAAGAAGGACTCCGTCGACGCCCTGCTCGAAGCCAATGATCTGAAGGACCACGGCAGAACCCAGGCCGTGGTCGCGGTCGGCTGCATGGCCGAGCGCTACGGCAAGGACCTCGCCGAGGCCCTGCCCGAGGCGGACGGCGTCCTCGGCTTCGACGACTACGCCGACATCTCCGACCGCCTCCAGACCATCCTCAACGGCGGCATCCACGCCTCGCACACCCCGCGCGACCGCCGCAAGCTGCTGCCGATCAGCCCGGCCGAGCGGCAGGACGCGGCCGTGGCCCTGCCCGGGCACGCACAGGAGGCCGCACCGGCCCCCGCCCCGGAGGACCTCCCCGACGGCGTCGCCCCGGTCTCCGGGCCGCGGGCGCCCCTGCGCCGGCGGCTGGGCACCAGCCCTGTCGCCTCGGTGAAGCTCGCCTCCGGCTGCGACCGCCGCTGCTCCTTCTGCGCCATTCCGTCCTTCCGCGGCTCCTTCATCTCGCGGCGCCCCTCGGACGTGCTGCAGGAGACCCGCTGGCTGGCCGAGCAGGGCGTCAAGGAGGTCATGCTGGTCTCCGAGAACAACACCTCGTACGGCAAGGACCTCGGCGACATCCGGCTGCTGGAGACGCTGCTGCCGGAGCTCGCCGACGTCGAGGGCATCGAGCGGATCCGGGTCAGCTATCTCCAGCCGGCCGAAATGCGGCCCGGCCTCATCGACGTGCTGACCGCGACGCCGAAGGTCGCGCCGTACTTCGACCTGTCCTTCCAGCACTCGGCCCCCGGTGTGCTGCGGGCGATGCGCCGCTTCGGTGACACCGACCGGTTCCTGGAACTGCTGGACACCATCCGGACCAAGGCGCCGCAGGCCGGTGCCCGCTCCAACTTCATTGTGGGCTTCCCCGGCGAGACCGAGGCCGACCTGGCGGAGCTGGAACGCTTCCTCACCGGTGCCCGGCTCGACGCCATCGGCGTCTTCGGCTACTCCGACGAGGAGGGCACCGAGGCGGTCGGTTACGAGAACAAGCTGGACGCCGATGTCATCGCCGAGCGGCTCGCGCACATCTCGCAGCTGGCCGAGGAGCTGACCTCGCAGCGTGCCGAGGAGCGCCTGGGCGAGTCGCTCCAGGTGCTGGTCGAGTCCGTGGACGACGAGGACGGCGCGGTGGGGCGTGCGGCGCACCAGGCACCCGAAACGGACGGCCAGGTGCTCTTCACCACACGCGACGGCCTCGTGCCCGGCCTTATGGTCGAGGCAAAGGTTGTGGGCACCGAAGGAGTGGACCTGGTGGCCGAGTGTTCCGAACTCGTGGAGGCGGCCAGATGA
- a CDS encoding HAMP domain-containing protein → MKKQRNGTIDVDAAALNRLLAGLVAMRDGNFRRRLTVSGDGVMAEIAAVFNEVADRNLHLTGELARVRRVVGREGKLTERLETGACEGSWAAAIDASNELVDDLARPVSEVGRVLSAVADGDLEQRMELRSHTSDETVRPLRGEFLKVARTVNSLVDQLSAFTEQVTRVAVEVGTEGKLGGQAQVRGMSGSWKDLTDSVNTMAYRLTAQVRDIALVTTAVAKGDLSRKVTVHVAGEMLQLKNTVNTMVDQLSSFSSEVTRVAREVGTEGELGGQATVPGVAGVWKDLTDSVNTMAGNLTSQVRGIAEVTTAVANGDLSQKVTVSARGEVAQLAETINQMTDTLRLFADEVTRVASEVGGEGLLGGQAKVPGAAGTWKDLTDSVNTVFRNLTTQVRDIAQVTTAVANGDMTQKVTVDVAGEMLELKNTVNTMVDQLQAFGSEVTRVAREVGVEGRLGGQAEVPGAAGTWKDLTDSVNAAFRNLTGQVRDIAQVTTAVANGDLSQKVTVDVAGEMLELKNTVNTMVAQLSNFADQVTRMARDVGTEGRLGGQARVDGVSGTWKELTDSVNFMAGNLTSQVRQIAQVTTAVARGDLSQKIDVDARGEILELKNTINTMVDQLSAFAEQVTRVAREVGTDGRLGGQAQVPGVAGVWRDLTDSVNGMAGNLTAQVRNIAQVATAVARGDLSQKIDVDARGEILELKNTINTMVDQLSNFAEQVTRVAREVGTEGILGGQAEVQGVSGTWKDLTQSVNGMANNLTLQVRNIAEVTTAVANGDLSKKITVDAKGEILELVTTVNTMVDQLLNFADEVTRVAREVGTEGILGGQARVPGATGIWKDLSDNVNLMANNLTSQVRNISRVSSAVANGDLRKKVTVEARGEVAELADTVNTMVTTLSSFADEVTRVAREVGTEGELGGQARVPGVSGTWKDLTESVNSMASNLTGQVRQIAAVTTAIAKGDLTKKIDIDARGEIQQLKNTINTMVDQLSSFAEQVTRVAREVGTEGQLGGQARVRDVDGTWRDLTESVNEMAGNLTRQVRAIAAVATAVTRGDLNLKIDVDAAGEIQALQDNINTMIANLRDTTATNKEQDWLKGNLARISGLMQGRRDLDDVASLIMSELTPVVSAQHGAFFLAMPTGDTGAVGSDSDRDSSYELCMRGSYGYSAGSMPTSFRPGETLIGTAAEEKRTIQVDNVPPGYLKISSGLGEAPPAHVIVLPVLFEGKVLGVIELASFQPFTHIQRDFLNQLAEMIATSVNTISVNTKTEKLLEQSQELAEQLRDRSKELENRQKALQASNAELEEKAELLAQQNRDIEVKNTEIEEARQVLEERAEQLAVSMRYKSEFLANMSHELRTPLNSLLILAKLLADNAEGNLSPKQVEFAETIHGAGSDLLQLINDILDLTKVEAGKMDVSPTRIALVQLVDYVEATFRPLTAEKGLDFSVRVSPELPATLHTDEQRLLQVLRNLLSNAVKFTDSGAVELVIRHANEDVPNAIREQLLEAGSLRDADADLIAFSVTDTGIGIASSKMLVIFEAFKQADGTTSRKYGGTGLGLSISREIARLLGGEIHAASEPGRGSTFTLYLPLHPSELPPQGYPQIGPGPIEAHGAAVEEGLLSEAGSGADPAATAPDPAGAAGLMRRRRKSLGSAERRPALPPRSAAPAAPQEPWTLAGQEGPEVRRTFRFRGEKVLIVDDDIRNVFALTSVLEQHGLSVLYAENGRVGIEVLEQHDDVTVVLMDIMMPEMDGYATTAAIRRMPQFAGLPIVALTAKAMKGDREKAIESGASDYVTKPVDPDHLLSVMEQWMRGE, encoded by the coding sequence GTGAAGAAACAGCGCAATGGAACCATCGATGTCGATGCGGCAGCGCTCAACAGACTGTTGGCGGGTCTCGTGGCGATGCGCGACGGGAATTTCCGCAGGCGTCTGACCGTCTCGGGCGACGGCGTGATGGCGGAGATCGCGGCAGTCTTCAACGAGGTCGCCGACCGGAATCTGCATCTCACCGGTGAGCTGGCCCGGGTACGGCGGGTGGTCGGACGCGAGGGGAAGCTCACCGAGCGGCTGGAGACGGGCGCCTGCGAGGGCTCCTGGGCCGCCGCGATCGACGCTTCCAACGAGCTGGTCGACGATCTGGCCCGCCCGGTCTCGGAGGTCGGGCGGGTGCTGTCGGCGGTGGCCGACGGTGATCTCGAACAGCGGATGGAACTGCGGTCGCACACGTCCGACGAGACGGTACGGCCGCTGCGCGGCGAGTTCCTGAAGGTCGCCCGTACGGTCAACAGCCTCGTCGACCAGCTGTCGGCGTTCACCGAGCAGGTGACGCGGGTCGCGGTCGAGGTGGGCACCGAGGGCAAACTGGGCGGACAGGCTCAGGTGCGCGGAATGTCCGGGTCCTGGAAGGACCTCACGGACTCCGTGAACACCATGGCGTACCGGCTGACCGCGCAGGTGCGCGACATCGCCCTGGTGACGACGGCGGTCGCCAAGGGTGACCTGTCGCGGAAGGTCACCGTCCATGTGGCCGGCGAGATGCTCCAGCTGAAGAACACCGTCAACACGATGGTGGACCAGCTGTCGTCGTTCTCCTCCGAGGTGACGCGGGTCGCCCGTGAGGTGGGCACGGAGGGCGAGCTCGGCGGGCAGGCGACCGTGCCGGGTGTGGCAGGGGTGTGGAAGGACCTCACCGACTCCGTCAACACGATGGCCGGGAACCTCACCTCCCAGGTGCGCGGGATCGCCGAGGTGACCACGGCCGTCGCCAACGGCGACCTGTCCCAGAAGGTCACGGTGAGCGCCCGCGGCGAGGTCGCGCAGCTGGCCGAGACCATCAACCAGATGACCGACACGCTGCGGCTCTTCGCGGACGAAGTGACCCGGGTGGCCAGCGAGGTCGGTGGCGAGGGGCTGCTCGGCGGGCAGGCGAAGGTGCCAGGTGCGGCGGGGACCTGGAAGGACCTCACCGACTCGGTGAACACGGTCTTCCGGAACCTGACGACCCAGGTGCGGGACATCGCGCAGGTGACCACGGCGGTCGCCAACGGTGACATGACGCAGAAGGTCACCGTGGATGTGGCCGGCGAGATGCTGGAGCTGAAGAACACCGTCAACACGATGGTGGACCAGCTCCAGGCCTTCGGTTCGGAAGTGACCCGGGTGGCCCGGGAGGTCGGCGTCGAGGGCCGGCTCGGCGGTCAGGCCGAGGTGCCTGGTGCGGCGGGGACCTGGAAGGACCTCACCGACTCGGTGAACGCCGCGTTCCGCAACCTCACGGGGCAGGTGCGCGACATCGCGCAGGTGACGACGGCGGTGGCCAATGGCGACCTGTCGCAGAAGGTCACCGTGGATGTCGCGGGCGAGATGCTGGAGTTGAAGAACACCGTCAACACGATGGTGGCGCAGCTCTCGAACTTCGCCGACCAGGTGACGCGGATGGCGCGGGACGTGGGCACGGAGGGCCGCCTCGGTGGCCAGGCCCGGGTGGACGGCGTCTCCGGTACCTGGAAGGAGCTCACCGACTCCGTCAACTTCATGGCCGGGAACCTGACTTCGCAGGTCCGGCAGATCGCCCAGGTGACCACGGCGGTGGCGCGCGGTGACCTGTCGCAGAAGATCGACGTGGACGCGCGCGGGGAGATCCTTGAGCTGAAGAACACCATCAACACGATGGTCGACCAGCTCTCCGCCTTCGCCGAGCAGGTGACCCGGGTGGCCCGCGAGGTCGGCACCGACGGGCGGCTCGGCGGGCAGGCGCAGGTGCCCGGAGTGGCCGGTGTGTGGCGTGATCTGACCGACTCGGTGAACGGCATGGCGGGCAACCTCACCGCTCAGGTCCGTAACATCGCGCAGGTCGCCACGGCGGTGGCGCGCGGTGACCTGTCGCAGAAGATCGACGTGGACGCCCGGGGCGAGATCCTTGAGCTGAAGAACACCATCAACACGATGGTCGACCAGCTCTCGAACTTCGCCGAGCAGGTGACCAGGGTCGCCCGTGAGGTGGGTACGGAGGGCATTCTCGGCGGCCAGGCCGAGGTGCAGGGGGTGTCCGGTACGTGGAAGGACCTCACCCAGTCCGTCAACGGCATGGCGAACAACCTGACCCTGCAGGTCCGTAACATCGCCGAGGTCACCACCGCGGTCGCGAACGGCGATCTCTCCAAGAAGATCACCGTCGACGCCAAGGGCGAGATCCTCGAACTGGTCACCACCGTCAACACGATGGTCGACCAGCTGCTCAACTTCGCCGACGAGGTGACGCGGGTCGCCCGTGAGGTGGGTACGGAGGGCATCCTCGGCGGCCAGGCCCGGGTGCCGGGTGCGACCGGCATCTGGAAGGACCTCAGCGACAACGTCAACCTGATGGCCAACAACCTGACCAGTCAGGTGCGGAACATCTCCCGGGTCTCGTCGGCGGTCGCCAACGGCGATCTGCGCAAGAAGGTGACCGTCGAGGCGCGCGGCGAGGTCGCCGAGCTCGCAGACACCGTCAACACGATGGTGACGACGCTGTCCTCGTTCGCCGACGAGGTGACGCGAGTCGCCCGCGAGGTGGGCACGGAGGGCGAACTGGGCGGCCAGGCGCGGGTGCCGGGGGTCTCCGGTACGTGGAAGGACCTCACCGAGTCGGTGAACTCGATGGCGTCCAACCTGACCGGTCAGGTGCGGCAGATCGCCGCGGTCACCACGGCGATCGCCAAGGGCGACCTCACCAAGAAGATCGACATCGACGCGCGCGGCGAGATCCAGCAGTTGAAGAACACCATCAACACGATGGTCGACCAGCTGTCCTCGTTCGCCGAGCAGGTGACCCGGGTGGCCCGCGAGGTGGGCACCGAGGGGCAGCTGGGCGGTCAGGCCCGGGTCCGGGACGTCGACGGCACCTGGCGCGACCTCACCGAGTCGGTGAACGAGATGGCCGGAAATCTCACCCGCCAGGTGCGGGCCATCGCGGCCGTCGCCACGGCGGTGACCCGAGGCGATCTCAACCTGAAGATCGATGTGGACGCGGCCGGCGAGATCCAGGCCCTGCAGGACAACATCAACACCATGATCGCCAACCTGCGCGACACCACGGCGACCAACAAGGAACAGGACTGGCTCAAGGGCAACCTCGCCCGGATCTCCGGTCTGATGCAGGGCCGCCGCGATCTGGACGACGTGGCCTCGCTGATCATGAGCGAGCTGACCCCGGTCGTCTCCGCCCAGCACGGTGCGTTCTTCCTGGCCATGCCGACCGGGGACACCGGCGCGGTGGGCTCGGACAGCGACAGGGACAGCTCGTACGAACTCTGCATGAGGGGCAGCTACGGATATTCGGCGGGCTCGATGCCGACGTCCTTCCGGCCGGGCGAGACCCTCATCGGCACGGCCGCGGAGGAGAAGCGGACCATTCAGGTGGACAACGTTCCGCCGGGATATCTGAAGATCTCCTCCGGGCTCGGCGAGGCGCCGCCCGCGCATGTGATCGTGCTGCCGGTGCTTTTCGAGGGGAAGGTCCTCGGCGTGATCGAGCTGGCGTCGTTCCAGCCGTTCACCCACATCCAGCGGGACTTCCTCAACCAGCTCGCCGAAATGATCGCGACCAGCGTCAACACCATCAGCGTCAATACGAAGACCGAGAAACTCCTCGAACAGTCGCAGGAGCTGGCCGAGCAATTGCGGGACCGTTCCAAGGAGTTGGAGAACCGGCAGAAGGCGCTCCAGGCCTCCAACGCGGAACTGGAGGAGAAGGCCGAACTGCTGGCTCAGCAGAACCGCGACATCGAGGTCAAGAACACCGAGATCGAGGAGGCCCGGCAGGTCCTGGAGGAGCGCGCCGAGCAGCTCGCGGTTTCGATGCGCTACAAGTCCGAGTTCCTGGCGAACATGTCGCACGAGTTGCGTACGCCGCTCAACTCGCTGCTCATTCTGGCCAAGTTGCTCGCGGACAATGCCGAGGGCAATCTCTCGCCGAAACAGGTGGAGTTCGCCGAGACGATCCACGGGGCCGGTTCCGATCTGCTCCAGCTGATCAATGACATTCTCGATCTGACGAAGGTCGAGGCGGGCAAGATGGACGTCAGTCCGACCCGGATCGCGCTGGTCCAGCTGGTGGACTACGTGGAGGCGACATTCCGCCCGCTCACCGCGGAGAAGGGACTCGATTTCTCCGTACGGGTCTCGCCGGAACTGCCCGCGACACTCCACACGGACGAACAGCGGCTGCTGCAGGTGCTGCGCAATCTCCTCTCCAACGCGGTGAAGTTCACCGACAGCGGGGCGGTCGAGCTGGTGATCCGGCACGCCAACGAGGATGTGCCGAACGCCATCCGGGAGCAGCTCCTGGAGGCCGGCTCACTGCGTGACGCGGACGCCGACCTGATCGCGTTCTCGGTCACCGACACCGGTATCGGGATCGCCTCCAGCAAGATGCTGGTGATCTTCGAGGCGTTCAAGCAGGCGGACGGTACGACCAGCCGCAAGTACGGCGGTACGGGACTCGGACTGTCCATCAGCCGGGAGATCGCCCGGCTGCTGGGCGGCGAGATCCACGCGGCCAGCGAGCCGGGCCGCGGCTCGACGTTCACGCTGTATCTGCCGCTGCACCCGAGCGAGTTGCCGCCGCAGGGATACCCGCAGATCGGCCCCGGTCCCATCGAGGCGCATGGCGCCGCGGTCGAGGAAGGGCTGCTGTCGGAGGCCGGTTCGGGTGCCGACCCGGCGGCCACGGCGCCGGATCCGGCCGGTGCGGCCGGTCTGATGCGGCGGCGCCGCAAGAGCCTGGGGAGTGCGGAGCGGCGGCCCGCGCTGCCGCCCCGCAGCGCCGCGCCGGCGGCTCCGCAGGAGCCGTGGACGCTCGCCGGGCAGGAGGGACCCGAGGTCCGCAGGACGTTCCGGTTCCGTGGCGAGAAGGTGCTCATCGTCGACGACGACATCCGTAACGTCTTCGCGCTCACCAGCGTGCTGGAGCAGCACGGTCTTTCGGTGCTGTACGCGGAGAACGGGCGGGTGGGCATCGAAGTCCTGGAACAGCACGACGATGTGACGGTCGTACTGATGGATATCATGATGCCGGAGATGGACGGCTATGCCACGACGGCGGCGATCCGCCGGATGCCGCAGTTCGCCGGGCTGCCGATCGTCGCGTTGACCGCGAAGGCGATGAAGGGTGACCGGGAGAAGGCCATCGAATCCGGCGCTTCCGACTATGTCACCAAGCCTGTCGATCCTGATCATCTCCTTTCCGTAATGGAGCAGTGGATGCGCGGAGAGTGA
- a CDS encoding response regulator — MVQKAKILLVDDRPENLLALEAILSALDQTLVRASSGEEALKALLTDDFAVILLDVQMPGMDGFETAAHIKRRERTRDIPIIFLTAINHGPHHTFRGYAAGAVDYISKPFDPWVLRAKVSVFVELYMKNCKLREQAALLRLQLEGDTGGADHEKEPAGLLAELSARLAAVEEQAEALSKQLDDESADAAAVATAAHLERKLTGLRRALDALEPGTGSGAAPLPS, encoded by the coding sequence ATGGTGCAGAAGGCCAAGATCCTCCTGGTCGATGACCGGCCGGAGAATCTGCTGGCGCTGGAGGCCATCCTCTCTGCGCTCGATCAGACACTGGTACGGGCATCGTCAGGGGAGGAAGCGCTCAAAGCGCTGCTCACGGACGACTTCGCGGTCATTCTGCTGGACGTCCAGATGCCGGGCATGGACGGTTTCGAAACCGCCGCGCACATCAAGCGGCGGGAGCGGACCCGGGACATCCCGATCATCTTTCTCACCGCGATCAATCACGGTCCGCATCACACCTTCCGGGGCTATGCGGCGGGCGCGGTGGACTACATCTCGAAGCCGTTCGACCCGTGGGTGCTGCGGGCCAAGGTCTCGGTCTTCGTCGAGCTGTACATGAAGAACTGCAAGCTGCGCGAGCAGGCGGCGCTGCTGCGGCTCCAGCTCGAGGGCGATACGGGCGGCGCGGACCACGAGAAGGAGCCCGCCGGGCTGCTCGCCGAGCTCTCGGCGCGGCTCGCAGCCGTCGAGGAGCAGGCCGAGGCGCTCTCCAAGCAGCTCGACGACGAGTCGGCGGACGCCGCGGCGGTGGCCACCGCCGCCCATCTGGAGCGCAAGCTGACCGGGCTGCGCCGGGCGCTCGACGCCCTGGAGCCCGGCACCGGAAGCGGCGCCGCCCCCCTTCCCTCGTAA
- a CDS encoding helix-turn-helix domain-containing protein: MSIGNSPEDDRPSIGRVLQQARIAAGLTVEEISSSTRVRIPIVHAIEADDFSRCGGDVYARGHIRTLARAVKLDPEPLVSQYDAEHGGRPAPTPAAPLFEAERIRSEPRRPNWTAAMVAAIVAVVGFVGFTFFKGGDDGPAATQVAEGPAPHKKSSAPKTDKPVDPKPAPSDSAIAAAPRDKVTVRLDANQGKSWISAKDHNGRLLFDGLLLQGQSKTFQDQERVDLVLGDAGSIELFVNGKKVEDQFQPGQVERLSYTKGDPAVG, translated from the coding sequence GTGTCCATCGGCAACTCCCCCGAAGACGACCGGCCTTCGATCGGTCGAGTGCTCCAGCAGGCTCGCATCGCCGCAGGTCTCACGGTCGAAGAGATCAGTTCGTCCACCCGGGTGCGCATCCCCATCGTGCACGCGATCGAAGCGGACGACTTCTCCCGTTGTGGCGGCGACGTGTACGCGCGCGGCCATATCCGTACGTTGGCGCGTGCTGTCAAGCTCGATCCGGAACCGCTGGTTTCGCAGTACGACGCAGAACACGGCGGCCGTCCCGCACCCACCCCCGCGGCGCCGCTGTTCGAAGCCGAGAGAATCCGTTCCGAACCCCGCCGGCCCAACTGGACGGCGGCCATGGTCGCGGCGATCGTCGCCGTCGTCGGTTTCGTCGGCTTCACCTTCTTCAAGGGCGGCGACGACGGCCCCGCGGCCACCCAGGTCGCGGAGGGCCCCGCGCCGCACAAGAAGAGCTCCGCACCGAAGACCGACAAGCCCGTCGACCCCAAGCCGGCGCCCTCCGACAGTGCCATTGCCGCGGCACCCAGGGACAAGGTGACGGTCAGGCTCGACGCCAACCAGGGCAAGAGCTGGATCTCCGCCAAGGACCACAATGGGCGGCTGCTCTTCGACGGCCTGCTGCTGCAGGGCCAGTCCAAGACCTTCCAGGACCAGGAGCGGGTCGACCTCGTCCTCGGCGACGCCGGCTCGATCGAGCTCTTCGTGAACGGCAAGAAGGTCGAGGACCAGTTCCAGCCCGGCCAGGTCGAGCGCCTCTCGTACACGAAGGGCGACCCGGCGGTCGGCTGA